One region of Halohasta litchfieldiae genomic DNA includes:
- a CDS encoding universal stress protein, with protein MTSDELLSRPVVPISGPEDAEATYNALVAHTDPADCRPLVLHVIVDTEGSDSINAQYQHANDACEQFKSRAAADGMIVGTEIRYGKPVSETIIDVAEEYNGSSIVFCSRDDGAWFDLLLGGVRTALITKSKRPVVMLPVDEDY; from the coding sequence ATGACGAGTGACGAACTGCTCTCCCGTCCGGTTGTCCCGATTTCGGGACCCGAGGATGCCGAGGCGACCTACAACGCCTTGGTGGCCCACACCGATCCAGCGGACTGCCGACCGCTCGTGTTGCATGTGATCGTCGACACCGAGGGTAGCGACAGCATCAACGCCCAATACCAGCACGCCAACGACGCCTGCGAGCAGTTCAAATCACGGGCCGCTGCTGATGGGATGATAGTCGGGACCGAAATCAGGTACGGAAAACCGGTCTCCGAGACGATTATCGACGTCGCCGAGGAGTACAATGGGTCCTCAATTGTCTTTTGTTCCCGCGACGATGGTGCGTGGTTCGATCTGCTTTTAGGTGGCGTTCGGACCGCACTCATCACCAAAAGCAAGCGGCCAGTTGTGATGCTCCCGGTCGACGAGGACTACTGA